DNA from Lemur catta isolate mLemCat1 chromosome 7, mLemCat1.pri, whole genome shotgun sequence:
actaaaaatggaaagaaattatctggccaactaaaaatatatatacaaaaaattagctgggcatggtggtgcatgcctgtagtcccagctgcttgggaggctgaggcagtaggatcgcttaagcccgggagtttgaggttgctgtgagcgaggctgacgccacggcactcactctagcccgggcaacaaagtgagactctgtctcaaaaaaaaaaaaaaatgtttattaaatgagtgaatacatgATCAGATGGATGAATGATGAAGTGGTTCCCTCTTGTAGATACTGTGGGGTCAAgaaaacatttggatttttgAATCTCACCCCTGATTGAAACTTGGCCCAAAGAGCTTTGAAACTTTATTAAGAAGGGATAGCTGATGTTAATAAAATGGGCATTGGAAGCAGTGTTCTGAAGGCCAGGATACAACTTGGATGCAAACTGCCCCCTTCTACTCACTCAGAGCTGTATTTACCTAAGGGTCATTTGGATTTGTGTGTGTCAAATGGACATGCACAAAAGAACTTACGTAAAAGAATAAAGAGTTTTCTAGAGAAACTATGACTCCTAGAGAATCCTACTGTGGGTAAGAAGGGAGAAGCTGCAGAAGATCAAGTCATACCTGTGCAGACTCCATTTCCTCAGGGCAAAATGGTAATTTTCTAAGGAGGGAACTGGCCTGGGCTCTTCTGGCAAATTTGTTTATTCTGGTGCCAGAATGTGCATCTTGTTGTTGAGTGGGGTGGCTATCTCGTGATGTCAGGGCTTTTGTATCAGCAAGTGAGGGGTGTCGTGAGGTCTCAGAGCTAAGCTGGAAAAGCAGAGCACCAGCTCGGGGAGGGAGGAGTCTACTAGTGCTTCCAGGAACCCAGCATGCCCCTGAGCCTAGAGAAGTGACCTATTTGGGGACATTGGGAGCCATCCCCCTTAGCTGTTCTCCCTTGGGCATTGCCGGCAGGGTCAATGGTGATTCTTCTTCAACTGATGACAGGAGTAGGGGACAGGTGGTAGTGAGGGGACCAGGGTGGATACTGCGGGACAATTGCAGCTGACAGACAGGTTTCTGAGCAACGTGAGGCTCCTCCCTGAGGACTTGCAGAAGTGCCGGAGGAAGACCTGGGATGGGGTGTAGAGCGCCTGCCCGTGCAGGAGGAGCAAGCAGAGGAATGCggattgtttatttgaaataaatgggactttatttGTAGCCACAGCCTGGGTAGGTCTGCTGACATTTGGGTTAAAATTTAAGGGGTTTATACTGTGATTTTGCACATGGTAAAAGACATTTCTCAGGAGCTAATTCTCTCTACGCACTCACATTGGGCAGGACTTGGACACAGCCACTCTAAAAGAACCAATTTGTCCAGGTTTGCTTgggactttcctggttttagcgCTGAAAGTACTGAGTCCCAGCAAACCAGCAGGGTTGGTCACCCACTCCCTCAGACTGTTCCCTTCAGGTGGGGCACACAGACCAGATGACTCAGAGCCTCCTAACGGAGCACAAACAAGACGGTGTCTCCCCTTTGGGATATTAAGCATCTACAAAACAGCAAGGGTATATTGGGAAGCTCCCTTTTAAATTGCGTACCTGAGGCTGAAAACGGGTGTAAGGAGGATTCCTACCCTAAGGTGCTGTTCTGGGCCAATAATTCATTTAACTTTGCCAAGGCACCTTCATAAACTTTTCTAGCTATACATACAGTGTGTGCCTCTTCACACTAGATTTTCATGGATacaattttgtatatatttttccttatcaATAAAAGAATCAAGTATATAATTAATGTTATGAGTTTGAAACAATTTTTATCCAAATAAAATCTCAAGTCAGAAGGACATGTTTGTTAGACATTGTGCCTtgattttttattctgaaatgagGACCACCATATCACCAAGATAATCATACCCTGGACACCTGGGACAGTGACCATCCCCGCCAAAATGAGGCAAGCAAGTATAGAGTCAGGAAggataaggaagagaaaggattctACTGACATTCCTTTATTCCAGAGATTCCTTGGCAGAAGCCAGTCCTAGATGACCAGGTTCCCGGGTCTTGGCGTGAGGTGGAAGGAGCTGTCTGACTCCTCCACTGGAGCACAGGAGGGGGGCACTGTGGGAGAAGGCACGTCTTCTTTTTCCAGGCAGATTGAGAAGATGAGGAGTAGCCCACCAAGAGCTAGGAAAATACCAGCAGCCCAGCCCAAAAAGAGGGCATCTCCAAACTCCCACCGAGGTACAATCTCAGGAACACTGTCATCCCAGAAGTCCCGGATTGTGGCGTGGGCCACCCAGGAGACTGGAAAGAGAGTAGTTGCTGAAGCTGAGACCTCCAAAGTCCCTCCCAGGAGGCAGAGCCGCCTCTTGGATACCCATCTGATCCTGTGAATCTGGAAGCATTCAGACCCAAAGCCGGACAGCAGAAACCCCAACAGGCCGAGCCCGTGGGAGGCCACCATGACGATGCGGGCTACCTGGAGCTCCTGGGGCAGGGACAAGAAGGACTCAAAGGCCTTGCACACAGTGGCAACTTCCTCCTGATTCACGCAGACCTGCCACAGCCCCATCATCCAGGTCTCCATTTCGATCAGTCCCAGAGTAAGAGTCTTCCACTGGGGCAGGACGGTGGTGACACATGAGCAGAGCCAGCcaaggagggagaggagcagCCCCCCGAGCTGGACTTTCCCACGGCAACTCCAGGGCATAGTGGCTTccaccacagaggcagagagaagagcagaaCAGTGGCTCAGGGACTGGTTAGCACAGACTACTTTTCGAAGGCTTGAGTGGAAGATCTTTCACATTTGGAGAGGGTTCTTGTTTCAGTTTTCCGGGCAGCAGCTGAAGCAGGTGTCGGGAATTGGCAATGTTTGGGTTTGGGGGTGTGTCTGAGATCAGATGTGGGTGTGGATTCTGGGGGAAGGTCCCCATGAGAGGCAAAAAAGCCATACAACAAGACaccaatatatatttaatgaataaattcataAAGGTAAAATCATCCTGCAGTTCTGAGATCACAAGAATGATGTTCTAGGAATATACATTGATATAATATTTTGAGAGGGCAACAGGACTtcatgttttatacttttatatatatgcatactttAACCCAGTACCTTATCTTCAGGAAATTTACCTAATTTatcatgaatatatacaaaaatgtatgaaaatgttctttgaaatattaataattgttaaattCTGGTTACTACGAGGCAGCTCTTTTAAAGTGATACTGTAGAAGAAATTTCAGTggcatgaaaaatgtttttgatatgtTAAGTGAGAAAAGCAGGTGACGAAACAGTATATGGAATATATAGACTGCAATTTCACTTTCACCGaaaatgcatgcatgtatgtgtgtgtataccacaaAATGTTAACCATGGTTATTTTTGTGGTAGGATTATGAGTAGTTTTTACTTCCTTATTGTgcttatctatatattttataaatttatcatttaatatttttgtaaataaaagaccaaaaatgtttgttttaaaaaaattaaaaattccttaggctgggcgcggtggctcaagcctgtaatcctagcactttgggaggccaaggcaggtggatcgctcgaggtcaggagtttgagaccagcctgagcaagagtgagacccccgtctctactaaaaatagaaagaaattatctggacaattaaaaatatatatagaaaaaattagctgggcatggtgggtcatgcctgtagttccagctactcggaaggctgaggcagtaggatcgcttaagcccaggagtttgaggttgctatgagctaggctgtcgccacggcactcactctagcccgggcaatagagcgagagtctgtctcaaaaaaaaaaaaaaaaaattccttaatcCAGGGAACCTACCCAAACCCAGAATATATCCTCCCCAGGTTCCTGCTTCTGCTGGGACAGCAGCTATAAATAGCTGGCAATCATACCAGCTTCCATTCTTGTTTGTTGCTGCTGCCAAGTAGCAGGTTCtgacaggaaaggaaataatttgcatttactGAGTATGGCTAAATGTCAGACTTTTGGCTAGATACTTtatccatatttaatttttacactgCCACTGTGTGATACACATTAGGTAACTTGCCAAGGTCCCCCAGCAGGTAAACAACAGAcccagcccagagccaggcagcTGGGACTGGGACATTTCATGTTCTTGTCCACACGCTGCAGCAGTGATTTCTTCTGCCCTGCTCTAGCACACTGGTGACACGGCATGTGAGTGAGGGTTAGTCTTTATGGCAAGACACAGAAGAAAACGGGATTTCTTACATTGAAGTCATAAATGTCTGACTAATGTGTTCACCCCTGTTCTTATTTAGATCTGCTGCACACTGCGTGGCAGATATGAAGGGAAAGCAGAGACAGCCCTCAAGGAGGAAGCGTCTCCTGAGAAAGGAGGATCTTGCCTTTATCTGACTGACGTCTCAATACCTAAACGGTCTGGTGTACCAGGATTATCAGTGACGTGAAGGAGGAGAGAGGCCTGTGGAATCATCTGGaatgctcttttttcttttatgttttattagagaaaatttcaaacatatacaaaagtcgAGCAAATGGTATAAAGAAATCTCATTAATTGCATCATTCAGCTTCAAAAATTATCCACTTGCACCAATCTTGTTTCATCCACACCTGCACCCACCCGCCCCTCTTTCATGCTATTTTGAAGCAAATGGAATGCTCTTTCAAATTGTAGGCTCCTGCTGCTTTTAGAACACAATGGCAAATAGTACGAAAACTTGGAAATGCTGTCTGCTTGTACTGTCCTGGGCTAGAATTGTGTTTGATACTTTGCTTCCTGAGTACAGGTGGGTCATGTATGTGTGAGCCATGATAGGTCAGGAGGCATCCTTTCAGACATCGCTCCAGATTTCCTTGcattttcctgctgatttgtGAAAAATATGTGAATTGGGAGACATATAAACCATGAGTGTGAACTATAAAGGTCAGGTTAGTGGGGGAAGACAGAACCCATTcacttaataatttcttttttttttattcaagtatTCCTTACTTCTTTCATATGTTGACTGTGTGCTTAGCAGTCCCACTCCATTTCACGTGCTCATTCTTCTCCTTTCTCAACCTAACTCTGGCTCTTCCCTGTCTTTCCCTTAGACCTTGAGGAAAAGCCTTTACCTCATCCAGTGGTCTCTGTTCAGGAAGAGATGGGAGCTTATGCAGTTGTGTTTGTGGGCATGTATGGATAGGGAGGATTCCAGAACCTCAACTTCAGAGTAGCACCTCCTTCAAGTCTCAGTTCAGATTCCTCCTTACTGTTTGTCAAAACGCAAAATTACAACAAACTTtgtttaaagatcttaattggctttatttgtgattctagaatcagACAACACTCCattctaaaatgaaataagtGTTCTAATGGGCTGAGCAAAGGAAGttggttttatagacagaaaagggctAAAGAAGGGAGAAACAAAGGCCAAAAAGTGGATCAGttgtttcaaagttactttctttGTAAGGTGGGAACAGGGACacagaataatagaaaaataaatgattggttGACATCGGGttacttttttgtaaaaattaagacAGGAAGCTGCATTACCATGCCCATTGAAATGAGCTGTTTGGGAATTTGGCTACTGTCTCTCACAAGGTTGGATAGACAGCTTAGTTTTGCTTTGGCAAAGTAGaactttagcatgagtgactccattttggtttggtttgttggGCCTAGTGtaggagctcagtccaaaccaatggcctcctataaatttcatttaacacTGAAACTTCCGTGATTCAGTCAGACTGGGTGCTCCTCTTTCAGTATTTTCTGTGCCCTTTGCACTCCCTCAGAGGTAGATTAAGCTTCAGGGCTTGTTACTTGCACAGGCCTTTCCCAAGTCTTGAACCTAATttcttgttcattattttatattcttttccttaaaCAGTCTTCCCTCTCCCAGCAACTGTGTAAGATTTAGGGCCCACTAAATCTGGAGCCATCTCTTATCTACCTAcaaaatagtaattatattttcctatatatattcacatattttgAATCCCCAGACCTAGCACAGTGACTACTATGTAataattgcttaataaatatgcaaTACAAGTTTCCAGAAATTTCATCTGTAGTTCTGTCCTTCTTTGtcattgagcatttattattaGTGGCAGTTAGATAGAATTCAAAGTAAGGCTGACAGGTCTACCAAAGAGAAATTGATTTGATTTTCCAAGGAGAGGGCTTCGCAGAGTGTTATGGCTATCTTCAGTACTTCCTGTCTCAACCCCTGTTTCATTTCCTTCGCTCAGGGCACAGGAAGCTGCTCTTGCTTTACTAGGATAAGAAGGTTGTCTCGCAGACACTTAAAATTTTCAGCGACTTTAGGGTCAGTGCCTACTTGAAGGTCAACCCTCACaagatacctttttaaaaaaggaaagataaccTTTTAATCAAAGCAGTACAGTCTGCCCTCTGCGTCCTTGGATTCAACCAATTGCGGATCAAAAATATTCTGAGATGGGGGTGGTGgcgcacctgtagccccagctaacTTGGAagactcaggcaggaggatggcttgagctcaggagttcgaggctgcagtaagctatgactgCGCCACTGCacatgcaacagagtgagatcctgtctcaaaaaatacaaaaaacaagaacaacagcaatgaaagataatacaaataaaaaatacagtgtaacaactatttacatagtatttacgtTGATTTGTACCAGGTTATTTGTAAACACTACACCAtattatataagggacttgagcatctgctgAGTTTAATATGAGGGGAGTCCTGCCTGGAACCAGTATCCCTCAGACCGAGGGAGGACTGtatatgtttattgcagaaaaatagaaaggcaaggaaagaaaagagaataaacacCATAAATCCACCacccaaagaaataatttggtGTACAtcctttatatacatatttattaatttttaaaaaagaatcaaactaTACATAGTATATTGTAAACATCTTTTTGTATGTAGtgcattaaaataatgaaacttaGTTTTAGAAAGCTTTtggtaaaatttatttgtaacctctaatattaatagaaagtgtGAAGTATTTTGTTCTAGTCCACACAGGACTGATGTTATTTATATTACCTAggtaatataaatatgtaatgtaTTACCTAGATGTAATATAAAAAGAGTGCAATTACAGGCAGCCTCTTATTTATAATGAGGCGACGCCACTTCGTCGCACAACTCCAGAGGGCGCCATTCATAGATTCTGATGGCCACTGGGGCCCCAATAAAAGTGAATGTGTAATGAAAAAAGATCGAGATGGGCTTGTTAGGTCTCTCGGCTAATTTCACAGGTAAGCGTTTTGAAGTTGAGAAAGGTTCAGTTAGGACTGTTACcagataaaaacatttaatttcttctaGTGAAAAAAACCGGGCGGGAAGAGACAAGCTATTTGAAACCAGCGGAGGAGGTAAACGCGTCTCCCTACGGTTTGCCAACTCCGGGACACCGTGGAACTCCCACCCTGGCGCTGGCGCGATGCCCGCTGGGAGTTGTAGTGCGGCTCTCGCTTTCCTTGCGGCGTTGTGGGCCCGGCGAGACTCGGTTTCCCGGCAGGCCGTGCGTCCAGGTCGTCGCGGGACGGGAGCTGCCGCGCTGGCTACGAGAAGCTGTGAGAGAGTCGTCCAGTCACCGTTGGTTCCTGTCGTGATCATGGCCTCGTTCGTGACAGAAGTTTTGGCACACTCAGGGAGGCTGGAGAAGGAGGATCTGGGCACCCGGATCAGCCGCCTGACCCGGCGGGTGGAGGAGATCAAGGTGAGGGCCGGGCAGCTGTCGGCTGACTAGGAAGGGTGGCCGGGTCCGTGTGTGAGGGGACTGGGGAGAGCGGTGGGGGGCCGAGGGCAGCCAGCGCGGGCACCGGCGCGGTGGGCCCTGTCGGGGAGATCCGGGCGTTGGGGCTAAGTGGGGAGCATGAGGAGAGGGCTGAGAAGTGTGTGGATTGAGGAGGGAGCTTGGAGGGGGGCCCagacaggggttggggactgaggaggggaggaggcctagggctgtggggaggaagaggcggGGGCCGGGAGCGttggggggcggggctggggagggttggggaggggaggggtgcgccggggggggggggagacgAGAGGGCAGAGCGGGGGGTTCGGCTGGAAGCACGGAGGTATCTAGGGAACGAGGGTAAGAGAGACATAGAAAAGTGGGCAGGACCCCCTCGCCCCATATGTGAGTGTTTCTCTCTTCCATCCACTTTTCTATTTGTTGatgaatattataatataatagcTCTGGGAGGATCTCACCATTCTCCTCCccgacatttaaaaaaaaaaaaaaccctcaatatatttttaaaactcttcttcaTGCCCAAGCCCTTGAGGCTGTGCTGAATGTTATAAAACATGTCAGTGGTACATACATGGACCTTGCTGCCTTCGATTGATACAAAACCAAAAAGCACATAGCCACACGCAATTTCACTTTGTACTAATGTTACCTTGCCAGTATTTGCCTACACTTTAGTTGCTTTCATTTAAAATCATGTATACTGCCTGCCTAAGTTTGGATTTAAGGGAGCAAGTTTGGAATGCACCATAAAGGCACAGGTATAGCTCTCTTCCTAACAACTCTTGATTTTACGAAAGTGATTTCCTAAGTTTTAAGTAGTTATGTCACTGACATTTCTTCTTTAACATGGCTTTAGGATTTTTCACCACTTTTTAATGTGATGAAAAGAGGACAGGCTATTAAGCTACCCTAACATGGCACTCAAGGCTCCTATGTGTTTTGGACTTAACTTATCTTTCATTTCACCAGTTTCCTTTACCAACTTGAATCTTGAGCCAGTTGAGAATTACTTTCTGTGCTCTAAACagacccaatttttttttttaaactagttcCCAGATTTTGCTTATGTTGCTGTTTTTTTGTCTTTACCTTTACCTGTAGTATTTCTACTCATTTTTCAAGTTCCATTTCAAATGTAGTCTTCTACATAAAAAATATCCTTATTTTCTCTGAGGGGGAGGGaatctctttctcatttgtgCTCCTGGAAGACTTTGCAATTCTGTTGCTGTATTACATTTCAGCCTTGTATTCTTGTTACTGAAGGATATAGTATCTTTCCTACCTAAAAGGAATTTATTTGAGGGCAagcataatttattcttttaccttCCAAAGCACTGAATAATTCATtggaaaatattcaataatttattaagTTAGTTTGAATTAAAGGAGATGATGAAACTCAAATTAATTTAGAGTTTTAAGATTAGGCCCCATAAAGTTTTATaggcaagaaaatagaaattaatacatTGATTATGATATACAGATTATGgatttaatttatccatttatttccttttctatttcatatataatttaaattgatAACTACAGTCTGATATAGTTCAATATgagaaatggctttatttttctcttttccagaattTGTACAACTCTTATGCACTGTTAGGATTTGGTGatcattgtcttcttttttttcttttaatttaatttttttaattgacaaataataattatacatattcgtTGGGTACGTACCGATGTTTTGAATCATTGTCTTTGTGTACCCTCATAATGTCACGGGAAtgggaaaaatgtgtttttgaaagaaatcagTTGGCCTGGAGGGAAAGTGAATGGGAATGGGTAACTGGCAAGAAGGCTCTAACATGGAAGATACTTTATGGAAGATGAGCTGTATATTTTTAACAGGGATCTGTACTCATCTCACTGTGTTATGTTATAATTCCCTTCTGTCTTATAGGGCGAGGTGTGCAATATGATTAGCAAGAAGTACAGTGAATTCCTGCCTAGCATGCAGAGTGCACAGGGCTTGGTTACCCAGGTGGATAAGTTATCTGAAGACATTGACCTGCTGAAGTCCAGGATAGAGAGTGAGGTAAGAATAACTTGTTATACTGGGTAGGTTTGTAGGGAGGCAGTTCAGCTTCTTAATTCCTAAGACAACTCAATTCTGTACAACTTTTCAAGATCTCACTTTCCTAACTGATAAATGGAGGTTGAACTAAATGATTGTAGGGTGACTTtaattctaaaatagaaatattttcccaaaCTGCAATTTAAATAacttcatggaaaaaaattttaagttataataATGTCTCACATTTGAATAgtactttataaatgaaaaaaatctttggattttattatcttcataataaaataaaaacaggtgaAGCATAGAACTAGATCATTTGGCCTTTTGTCTTCTAGTTTAAATGCTTGTATCTCTTAATGGCCAGCATCCTCTTAGATCTGCAGCTGACCTCAACGTATTTAAGCTTCAAGACaatcttctttgttttttggcCTTCCTCTGGAAAATGGGTTGGTTTTGCCCACCATAACCACTCTACTTCCTGTCATAAAGCCACTCTCTATGGTCATACAGAGAGGTTCCTTGCCCTTCTTGTATAGTGTTACTTTGTGAGCTGGTGCTTGATGTACTTCTTATGGAAAGTCTGGTGGGTTTTAGAAATGTTTACCATGTTTGCTGGAGTGCTATCATCACAAAAAGAAGTAACCCAgtacagaaacagaaatatttcctttataatttttaaaaacatttgcacATGTATTATCTCACCAGGATTTTTCTCCTACAgttttcttttaggaaatgtAAGCAGTTGAAAGAAAGCATGCTGATATGAGAGGTTTAAACAAAGTCCAAACTTAGGTGTCTTCTGTATCTATTTCTAAATTATTGCTTAGGGCTCATTGATATCCAAAATCATGATTTTGAGGTAATCTCAAGTCTGTTCCATATGTGATggttattaaaaaaggaaagtgaacaaatatgtttttcaaaagttcTCTAGAAAACTAGAATCACAAGTAAAGAAGCAACAGATTAAATAGAAAATCTGTTTAGCAGCCCATTAACCAATCATTGTGATTaagagttttaataaaaataaatgtttctctgCAACCCTGGCATAGTTCAAAAAATAGAGTGTTTTTGTAATTAGTTGATCATTGAGTCAACAGTGCAATATTAAACTGTGCTATTAGAAACAAAGTGTCTGGAACAAGGCAATAATTGGCTCTCTGTATCTTTTGCTGGCCAGATTATGGCTAGTGAGATTTAAACAGTTCTCATTGTTGTATTTTGAAAGATGATGGTCCAGATGAGAAGGTCTAGGCCTGAACACTACCATTTGAAGTACAGTGAAAGAAACTGAGGATGTTTAGCCCTGAAAAGAAACACTTTCAATATTTGAAGCCCTGTTTTATGTGAGAAAGATTCAAAGTAATGGCTCAAAAAGGGGGATTAGATTAAATAGGTAGATGTCAGAGCTTTAGTCAGTCATTTACTGTATTTATTGACCACTAACAAGGTGCCAAATACTGTAATAGTTGCTGAATAAGacagttttttatttcaaagtgtgAATCTCATGTCTGATATAGATGAGTAAAATAGTGTGACACAATACTAAATATGAATAATCCAGTTAGAGAGAGGAGATGTAGCTAAGGATGTCTTTCTGTAGGAAACAGTATCCAAACCAAGACCTGAAGTGATAGGTAGGTAGGtgacaggggaaaaaagagtaTTTTAGGTAGCCGTAAGCATAAGTGTTTTAGGTAGGTAGAGAGGCATGGAGATAATGGAGAGATGTCACTTTTGGGGAGTATTTCGTGAGACTGATGTTTAGGGAATATGGTGGGATGGGACTTTAGATGAGATTGGAAAGGTAAGCAAGGACCTTGAATATCACGTTAATAGTATAGACGTTATCTTGATATCTTAGCACGTGGGAACCATAGAGGGTTTTAAACAAGGGAGTGAAATCAGATTTGAATTTTAGGAATCTCATTCTGCTTGTAGTTTGAAGAAAGGACTTGAGGGAAATGAGACTGGGGTATGAGAAGGCAGTTAAAATGTTAGCACGCAGTTAAAGTGATCCAGGAAAAACAGGGCAGTGACCTGCTGTAAAGTCAgtggcagtggagatggagaaAAATGGGTAAATCCTACTGACATTTGAGAGGTAGGATCTTGGGGACTTGTTGATGTGGGGAGTGAAAAATGCAGAGGTTAGGGATAACGAGGGAGCTAGGTCATTGATCGTTCCCTTCACTGAAATCGAGAACCTACAGAAAGAGCAGGTTTTCTATGGGGGATGAGAAGTTTAAATTTAAGGTGCCTGTAGGATATGTAAGTCCAAATGGCCTAGCATAGGCAGTTGGGATTGTATTAAAGTGAAGTGActgttggaaggaaggaagaaaggaaggaaggaagacaaaaagagaaggcctggcatggtggctcatgcctgtaatcttggcactttgggaggctgaggcaggaggatcgcttgaggccagaagttcaagactagcctgagcaacatagcacaggtatggtgacacatgcctctagtcctagctacttgggagactaaggcaggaagatcatttgaccatgggagttggaggttgcagtgagctatgatgataccactgcagtctagcctggcaatagagtgagaccctgtctcaaaaaagagaaagcggaaaaaaaaaaaaaaagaaaaacaaaaggaaaaaagtcacctTGAAATGCAATGGCTCAAAcaagatgcttttttaaaaaaaaatgtcaaagtattacgggagtacaaatgatTTTGAGTACAagtatcacttttataatgcttgagtcagggttgtaagtgtgcTCGTCATTGtccattgtacccgttaggtaggtttcatccatcccctccccccgcattgatttccattgagttgtACTTCCCTCTatgaacatgttttattttttaattgtagtagTT
Protein-coding regions in this window:
- the CLDN25 gene encoding putative claudin-25, which gives rise to MPWSCRGKVQLGGLLLSLLGWLCSCVTTVLPQWKTLTLGLIEMETWMMGLWQVCVNQEEVATVCKAFESFLSLPQELQVARIVMVASHGLGLLGFLLSGFGSECFQIHRIRWVSKRRLCLLGGTLEVSASATTLFPVSWVAHATIRDFWDDSVPEIVPRWEFGDALFLGWAAGIFLALGGLLLIFSICLEKEDVPSPTVPPSCAPVEESDSSFHLTPRPGNLVI